Proteins found in one Lysinibacillus fusiformis genomic segment:
- a CDS encoding glucosaminidase domain-containing protein, translated as MIAVVVICISFYMVTQLFNTTEREESVVIDDRPSVEEFIGEIAETARDLGADNDLYASVMIAQAILESEHGQSGLGSAPNYNLFGMKGSYQNNSVTLETTEDDGSGNLSTIMAAFRKYPSYEASMQDYVKLMRNGVSWNKDFYAGVFKSNTTVYTDATKFLTGSYATDSAYNEKLNTLIAKYDLQQYDSPVKDKKTITVADGDSLMKIAEAYNVKVTSLKQWNQLRTDRLEAGQQLNIYHY; from the coding sequence ATGATTGCCGTTGTTGTTATTTGTATTTCGTTTTATATGGTGACACAGTTATTTAATACGACTGAAAGAGAAGAGTCTGTGGTTATTGATGATCGTCCAAGTGTGGAAGAGTTTATCGGTGAGATTGCAGAAACGGCACGAGATCTTGGTGCTGACAATGACTTATATGCATCCGTGATGATTGCTCAGGCAATTCTAGAAAGTGAGCATGGGCAAAGTGGACTTGGCTCTGCCCCTAATTATAATCTATTCGGTATGAAAGGCAGCTACCAAAATAATTCCGTCACACTCGAAACAACAGAGGATGATGGGTCAGGCAATCTTTCCACGATCATGGCTGCCTTCCGCAAATACCCTTCCTATGAGGCATCCATGCAGGATTATGTAAAATTAATGCGAAATGGGGTTTCTTGGAATAAAGATTTTTACGCAGGCGTTTTCAAAAGCAACACGACGGTCTATACAGATGCAACGAAATTTTTAACAGGCTCTTATGCAACTGATTCGGCTTACAATGAAAAATTAAATACATTGATCGCAAAATATGACCTGCAACAATATGATAGTCCAGTAAAAGATAAGAAAACCATTACGGTGGCTGATGGCGATTCACTTATGAAGATTGCAGAAGCCTATAATGTGAAAGTGACATCACTGAAACAATGGAATCAGCTTCGAACAGATCGACTGGAGGCAGGCCAACAACTCAATATTTATCATTATTAA